One genomic region from Branchiostoma lanceolatum isolate klBraLanc5 chromosome 7, klBraLanc5.hap2, whole genome shotgun sequence encodes:
- the LOC136438854 gene encoding transmembrane protein 143-like isoform X1 produces MGGPTLFCCRVGNFRLRILSLGLHTSRNNYSAAARLVSLRSKLKWPTLAAPLPTQTADTLVPAPVQRAPLLGVPSEEEFPEHFIPITRRSLVMRLMQRMDGIIPSTYLDQFSEFSDALDTAITDEFHKILIEMKHVFDPINPDKETMFDPVNPDKETVATRHLTEHERVENEFFLIQKLSSLIKKASYVELPRHVIVEALKDHVSENGVMVDVNPDAYAILKFWAFGKEEIQEQSPAWYSMVYSKLSGPAQKEPKYYYKRVVVAARLKKDQQLILKGFKDIPCKALEHLLPDARIRMTRADKGMVYTTILIALFGVIIQRLVLVMSSLEIPILLMLAATIGFVVLRSWTVYKNRRNLYLLELSRTLYFKNVSSNRGLLTALVDRAQEESVKQALLVYTFLLGRTSPLELEAEDEGDIIRGGITVFELEELINRWILLESGSKIVFDSSDAIKLLETFGILTGDDIDDDRRRHLYVLPIEAALRQLPQRSTSHRHVQPQFDVQQLDSMVSSIQGLNETMKDFAKNVKTRLHIIENRLDNAKGVPDAFQESPTIKDVKVEDLESLTSKDKVEEESRPHKDQTQVKKEDKV; encoded by the exons ATGGGCGGTCCAACCTTGTTCTGCTGTCGTGTGGGGAATTTCCGCCTCAGAATCCTGTCTCTTGGACTTCACACCTCAAGAAATAAC TATAGTGCAGCAGCCAGGCTAGTCAGCCTACGTAGCAAACTAAAATGGCCGACACTAGCTGCCCCGCTCCCCACCCAGACAGCAGACACACTGGTACCAGCACCAGTACAGAGGGCACCTCTTCTCGGGGTCCCCTCCGAAGAGGAGTTTCCGGAACATTTCATACCCATCACCCGACGGTCGCTGGTCATGCGCCTCATGCAGCGTATGGATGGAATCATCCCCTCAACATACCTGGACCAGTTCTCTGAGTTTTCCGACGCATTGGACACTGCGATCACCGATGAGTTTCACAAAATTCTTATCGAAATGAAG CATGTCTTCGATCCAATCAACCCGGACAAAGAG ACGATGTTTGACCCAGTGAACCCTGACAAGGAGACGGTCGCGACACGTCACCTGACGGAACACGAACGTGTGGAGAACGAATTCTTCTTGATACAGAAGCTGTCGTCGCTCATCAAAAAAGCGAGCTACGTCGAGCTGCCGCGTCATGTGATAGTAGAGGCGTTGAAAGACCATGTGTCTGAAAATGGAGTTATG GTTGATGTGAATCCTGATGCGTATGCCATCCTCAAGTTCTGGGCTTTTGGAAAGGAAGAGATTCAAGAGCAGTCACCAGCATGGTACAGCATGGTCTACAGCAAACTCAGCGGTCCTGCACAGAAGGAGCCAAA GTACTACTACAAGAGAGTGGTAGTGGCAGCTCGCTTGAAGAAGGACCAGCAGTTGATCCTGAAGGGTTTTAAAGACATCCCCTGTAAGGCGCTGGAACACCTGTTGCCTGATGCTCGCATACGGATGACACGTGCAGACAAAGGCATGGTGTACACAACCATCCTCATAGCATTGTTTGGTGTCATCATACAG CGTCTTGTTTTAGTGATGTCATCTTTAGAGATCCCCATCTTGCTGATGCTGGCGGCAACGATTGGGTTTGTGGTCCTACGGTCGTGGACAGTGTACAAGAACAGACGTAACCTGTATCTCCTGGAGTTGTCCAGAACCCTTTACTTCAAAAATGTATCGAGTAACAG GGGGCTGCTTACTGCACTAGTGGATAGAGCCCAGGAGGAGTCAGTGAAACAGGCACTTCTGGTGTACACATTTCTACTGGGGAGAACTTCACCACTGGAGCTGGAGGCTGAGGATGAAGGAGACATCATCAGAG GTGGCATCACTGTGTTCGAGCTGGAGGAGCTCATCAACCGCTGGATCCTGCTGGAATCTGGTTCCAAGATTGTCTTCGACTCATCGGATGCAATCAAACTACTGGAGACGTTTGGCATTCTTACGGGAGACGACATTGATGACGACAGACGCCGCCATCTTTACGTTCTTCCCATCGAAGCCGCCCTTCGACAGCTCCCGCAGCGATCGACCTCACATAGGCATGTTCAGCCGCAGTTCGATGTCCAGCAGCTGGATTCCATGGTGTCGAGTATACAAGGGCTGAACGAAACAATGAAAGACTTTGCCAAAAACGTCAAAACAAGGCTACATATAATAGAGAACAGGCTGGACAATGCGAAGGGTGTTCCTGATGCTTTTCAAGAATCTCCTACCATCAAAGATGTGAAGGTTGAAGATTTAGAATCATTAACGTCTAAGGATAAAGTTGAGGAGGAAAGTAGACCACATAAAGACCAAACACAAGTAAAAAAGGAAGATAAAGTGTAG
- the LOC136438854 gene encoding transmembrane protein 143-like isoform X2, whose translation MGGPTLFCCRVGNFRLRILSLGLHTSRNNYSAAARLVSLRSKLKWPTLAAPLPTQTADTLVPAPVQRAPLLGVPSEEEFPEHFIPITRRSLVMRLMQRMDGIIPSTYLDQFSEFSDALDTAITDEFHKILIEMKTMFDPVNPDKETVATRHLTEHERVENEFFLIQKLSSLIKKASYVELPRHVIVEALKDHVSENGVMVDVNPDAYAILKFWAFGKEEIQEQSPAWYSMVYSKLSGPAQKEPKYYYKRVVVAARLKKDQQLILKGFKDIPCKALEHLLPDARIRMTRADKGMVYTTILIALFGVIIQRLVLVMSSLEIPILLMLAATIGFVVLRSWTVYKNRRNLYLLELSRTLYFKNVSSNRGLLTALVDRAQEESVKQALLVYTFLLGRTSPLELEAEDEGDIIRGGITVFELEELINRWILLESGSKIVFDSSDAIKLLETFGILTGDDIDDDRRRHLYVLPIEAALRQLPQRSTSHRHVQPQFDVQQLDSMVSSIQGLNETMKDFAKNVKTRLHIIENRLDNAKGVPDAFQESPTIKDVKVEDLESLTSKDKVEEESRPHKDQTQVKKEDKV comes from the exons ATGGGCGGTCCAACCTTGTTCTGCTGTCGTGTGGGGAATTTCCGCCTCAGAATCCTGTCTCTTGGACTTCACACCTCAAGAAATAAC TATAGTGCAGCAGCCAGGCTAGTCAGCCTACGTAGCAAACTAAAATGGCCGACACTAGCTGCCCCGCTCCCCACCCAGACAGCAGACACACTGGTACCAGCACCAGTACAGAGGGCACCTCTTCTCGGGGTCCCCTCCGAAGAGGAGTTTCCGGAACATTTCATACCCATCACCCGACGGTCGCTGGTCATGCGCCTCATGCAGCGTATGGATGGAATCATCCCCTCAACATACCTGGACCAGTTCTCTGAGTTTTCCGACGCATTGGACACTGCGATCACCGATGAGTTTCACAAAATTCTTATCGAAATGAAG ACGATGTTTGACCCAGTGAACCCTGACAAGGAGACGGTCGCGACACGTCACCTGACGGAACACGAACGTGTGGAGAACGAATTCTTCTTGATACAGAAGCTGTCGTCGCTCATCAAAAAAGCGAGCTACGTCGAGCTGCCGCGTCATGTGATAGTAGAGGCGTTGAAAGACCATGTGTCTGAAAATGGAGTTATG GTTGATGTGAATCCTGATGCGTATGCCATCCTCAAGTTCTGGGCTTTTGGAAAGGAAGAGATTCAAGAGCAGTCACCAGCATGGTACAGCATGGTCTACAGCAAACTCAGCGGTCCTGCACAGAAGGAGCCAAA GTACTACTACAAGAGAGTGGTAGTGGCAGCTCGCTTGAAGAAGGACCAGCAGTTGATCCTGAAGGGTTTTAAAGACATCCCCTGTAAGGCGCTGGAACACCTGTTGCCTGATGCTCGCATACGGATGACACGTGCAGACAAAGGCATGGTGTACACAACCATCCTCATAGCATTGTTTGGTGTCATCATACAG CGTCTTGTTTTAGTGATGTCATCTTTAGAGATCCCCATCTTGCTGATGCTGGCGGCAACGATTGGGTTTGTGGTCCTACGGTCGTGGACAGTGTACAAGAACAGACGTAACCTGTATCTCCTGGAGTTGTCCAGAACCCTTTACTTCAAAAATGTATCGAGTAACAG GGGGCTGCTTACTGCACTAGTGGATAGAGCCCAGGAGGAGTCAGTGAAACAGGCACTTCTGGTGTACACATTTCTACTGGGGAGAACTTCACCACTGGAGCTGGAGGCTGAGGATGAAGGAGACATCATCAGAG GTGGCATCACTGTGTTCGAGCTGGAGGAGCTCATCAACCGCTGGATCCTGCTGGAATCTGGTTCCAAGATTGTCTTCGACTCATCGGATGCAATCAAACTACTGGAGACGTTTGGCATTCTTACGGGAGACGACATTGATGACGACAGACGCCGCCATCTTTACGTTCTTCCCATCGAAGCCGCCCTTCGACAGCTCCCGCAGCGATCGACCTCACATAGGCATGTTCAGCCGCAGTTCGATGTCCAGCAGCTGGATTCCATGGTGTCGAGTATACAAGGGCTGAACGAAACAATGAAAGACTTTGCCAAAAACGTCAAAACAAGGCTACATATAATAGAGAACAGGCTGGACAATGCGAAGGGTGTTCCTGATGCTTTTCAAGAATCTCCTACCATCAAAGATGTGAAGGTTGAAGATTTAGAATCATTAACGTCTAAGGATAAAGTTGAGGAGGAAAGTAGACCACATAAAGACCAAACACAAGTAAAAAAGGAAGATAAAGTGTAG
- the LOC136438859 gene encoding DNA replication complex GINS protein PSF2-like, which produces MDPAEVEFLAEKEMVHIVPNFSMDRMYLIGGDIGPFNPGLPVQIPLWMAINLKQRQKCRIQPPDWMDVEKLQEKKEEEEGSQFFKPMLNKHYMEVAQLLLTHATDDIPRADEVRTLIKDIWDIRTAKLRTSVDKFVSEQESHAQLDDLSLMEINTMRQFLTQALDHMHQIRTPQGGATQHTQE; this is translated from the exons ATGGACCCTGCAGAAGTGGAATTCCTGGCTGAGAAGGAGATGGTTCATATTGTGCCGAACTTCTCCATGGACCGGATGTATCTTATTGGG GGTGACATCGGTCCCTTCAACCCAGGTCTGCCAGTGCAGATTCCCCTGTGGATGGCCATCAACCTCAAACAACGGCAGAAGTGCCGGATACAGCCTCCTGACTGGATGGATGTGG AAAAACTAcaagagaagaaagaagaagaagaaggctcCCAGTTCTTCAAGCCAATGCTGAACAAGCATTACATGGAAGTGGCACAACTCCTACTCACACA TGCAACAGACGACATTCCCAGGGCAGATGAAGTCAGGACCCTGATAAAGGATATCTGGGACATCCGCACGGCTAAGCTGCGCACCTCTGTGGACAAGTTTGTCTCAGAGCAGGAATCCCATGCCCAG CTGGATGACCTTTCACTGATGGAAATCAACACGATGCGACAGTTCCTGACGCAGGCCCTGGATCACATGCACCAAATACGAACTCCACAAGGGGGAGCCACTCAGCATACACAGGAGTAA